In Fundulus heteroclitus isolate FHET01 chromosome 17, MU-UCD_Fhet_4.1, whole genome shotgun sequence, the following are encoded in one genomic region:
- the rad51ap1 gene encoding RAD51-associated protein 1 isoform X1 codes for MDRPCRRVKTKVVNYCENKDLEDDEDFACSKAPPSKKPREEMGQEKKKSAGRSSSQETTPKSVQSEKIRKPLDEKLYERDLDAAITLSLLNNSGGLMESPTNVKVQNPMDENTDPASLLLSNCCVDGALLGLDEITSEKASTASDRQRKTSTKAPEEQRKKDEDEDYKPKLMPDSESDEDFSEPDESDDEEFTVKKASKAKRKEKVPKKDKPKPSPAPRKEKKRSKPSHSKPNAAAVSPPGRSPPAAKPAPSSSASSSPASTVKPVSSLSPAGGRLPKWTPPAQIGKSPTSSQTPAVKSPSAGLRLGLSRLVRVKPLHPSVASH; via the exons ATGGACCGACCGTGCAGACGAGT GAAGACGAAGGTTGTGAACTACTGTGAAAACAAAGACTTGGAAGATG ATGAGGATTTTGCCTGTTCGAAGGCACCGCCCAGCAAAAAGCCCAGAGAGGAAATGGgacaagaaaagaagaaatctgCAGGCAGGTCCTCCAGTCAAGAGACGACCCCCAAATCTGTGCAGAGCGAGAAGATCAG AAAACCTCTAGATGAAAAGTTGTATGAAAGAGATCTAGATGCAGCCATCACCCTTTCTTTACTCAACAACTCAGGCGGATTAATGGAGTCTCCCACCA atgttaaagttCAGAACCCCATGGATGAAAACACAGATCCAGCTTCTTTGCTCTTGTCCAACTGCTGTGTGGATGGAGCACTTTTAG GCCTTGACGAAATAACATCTGAGAAAGCATCAACAGCTTCTGACAGACAGAGGAAGACTTCGACTAAAGCGCCtgaggagcagagaaaaaaggacGAAGACGAAGACTACAAACCCAAACTGATGCcag ATTCAGAGAGCGACGAGGATTTCAGCGAGCCCGACGAGAGCGACGATGAGGAGTTCACGGTGAAGAAAGCCAGCAAAGCTAAACGGAAGGAGAAAGTTCCCAAGAAGGACAAACCCAAACCCAGTCCTGCCCCCAGGAAAGAGAAGAAACGATCCAAGCCGTCACACTCTAAACCAAACGCAGCAG CAGTGTCCCCCCCGGGCAGAAGCCCCCCTGCAGCCAAACCGGCTCCCAGCAGCTCGGCCTCATCCTCCCCGGCTTCCACCGTGAAGCCTGTGAGCTCTCtgagtccagcagggggcagacTACCCAAGTGGACCCCACCAG CTCAGATCGGGAAAAGCCCCACCTCCTCCCAGACTCCGGCTGTGAAGTCTCCCAGCGCCGGGCTGAGACTAGGACTGTCCCGCCTGGTCCGGGTCAAACCTCTCCACCCGAGCGTTGCCAGCCACTAA
- the rad51ap1 gene encoding RAD51-associated protein 1 isoform X2 produces the protein MDRPCRRVKTKVVNYCENKDLEDDEDFACSKAPPSKKPREEMGQEKKKSAGRSSSQETTPKSVQSEKIRKPLDEKLYERDLDAAITLSLLNNSGGLMESPTNVKVQNPMDENTDPASLLLSNCCVDGALLGLDEITSEKASTASDRQRKTSTKAPEEQRKKDEDEDYKPKLMPDSESDEDFSEPDESDDEEFTVKKASKAKRKEKVPKKDKPKPSPAPRKEKKRSKPSHSKPNAAVSPPGRSPPAAKPAPSSSASSSPASTVKPVSSLSPAGGRLPKWTPPAQIGKSPTSSQTPAVKSPSAGLRLGLSRLVRVKPLHPSVASH, from the exons ATGGACCGACCGTGCAGACGAGT GAAGACGAAGGTTGTGAACTACTGTGAAAACAAAGACTTGGAAGATG ATGAGGATTTTGCCTGTTCGAAGGCACCGCCCAGCAAAAAGCCCAGAGAGGAAATGGgacaagaaaagaagaaatctgCAGGCAGGTCCTCCAGTCAAGAGACGACCCCCAAATCTGTGCAGAGCGAGAAGATCAG AAAACCTCTAGATGAAAAGTTGTATGAAAGAGATCTAGATGCAGCCATCACCCTTTCTTTACTCAACAACTCAGGCGGATTAATGGAGTCTCCCACCA atgttaaagttCAGAACCCCATGGATGAAAACACAGATCCAGCTTCTTTGCTCTTGTCCAACTGCTGTGTGGATGGAGCACTTTTAG GCCTTGACGAAATAACATCTGAGAAAGCATCAACAGCTTCTGACAGACAGAGGAAGACTTCGACTAAAGCGCCtgaggagcagagaaaaaaggacGAAGACGAAGACTACAAACCCAAACTGATGCcag ATTCAGAGAGCGACGAGGATTTCAGCGAGCCCGACGAGAGCGACGATGAGGAGTTCACGGTGAAGAAAGCCAGCAAAGCTAAACGGAAGGAGAAAGTTCCCAAGAAGGACAAACCCAAACCCAGTCCTGCCCCCAGGAAAGAGAAGAAACGATCCAAGCCGTCACACTCTAAACCAAACGCAGCAG TGTCCCCCCCGGGCAGAAGCCCCCCTGCAGCCAAACCGGCTCCCAGCAGCTCGGCCTCATCCTCCCCGGCTTCCACCGTGAAGCCTGTGAGCTCTCtgagtccagcagggggcagacTACCCAAGTGGACCCCACCAG CTCAGATCGGGAAAAGCCCCACCTCCTCCCAGACTCCGGCTGTGAAGTCTCCCAGCGCCGGGCTGAGACTAGGACTGTCCCGCCTGGTCCGGGTCAAACCTCTCCACCCGAGCGTTGCCAGCCACTAA